The Tamandua tetradactyla isolate mTamTet1 chromosome 5, mTamTet1.pri, whole genome shotgun sequence genome window below encodes:
- the LOC143682659 gene encoding uncharacterized protein LOC143682659, producing MTQSLFFSLAPGVRASQPSALYYFRVLLSALSSRAAARVPRASPHDLKQLTQRSHRSTVFLRFPPLERELPTGSAPGHSPRLSVTSCGWRSGCPPDSRAATAAGPTPQQAALGAGEANGKLADSAPPCPRQPAGATSLPARPTEPLREAHSDGNALAGVGVKHTRDWHETEFIQWT from the exons AAGCCTTTTTTTCAGTCTGGCGCCGGGCGTACGCGCTTCCCAGCCCTCAGCACTCTACTATTTTCGCGTTCTGCTCTCAGCACTCTCCTCCCGCGCTGCCGCACGGGTGCCACGAGCCTCCCCGCACGACCTCAAGCAGCTGACCCAGCGCAGTCACCGTTCGACCGTCTTCCTGCGCTTCCCTCCCCTGGAACGTGAGCTCCCGACAGGCAGCGCCCCTGGACACAGCCCCCGGCTCTCAGTGACCAGCTGCGGGTGGAGGTCCGGCTGCCCACCTGACTCACGCGCAGCCACAGCTGCCGGGCCCACTCCCCAGCAAGCAGCCCTCGGCGCCGGGGAGGCCAACGGGAAGCTCGCGGACAGCGCTCCGCCCTGCCCACGCCAGCCAGCCGGCGCCACGTCGCTCCCCGCTAGGCCCACAGAACCTCTGCGCGAG GCACACTCGGACGGGAACGCCCTGGCCGGAGTCGGGGTGAAGCACACCCGGGACTGGCACGAGACGGAATTCATTCAGTGGACCTGA